The following are encoded together in the Magnetospirillum gryphiswaldense MSR-1 v2 genome:
- a CDS encoding helicase HerA-like domain-containing protein, which yields MAEKIFIGGGESPLWLDLSVANRHGLIAGATGTGKTVSLRVLAEGFSAAGVPVFMADVKGDLGGLAKPGETSPRIAERAAKLKLDWQGAGLPVVFWDLFGRQGHPVRATVSDIGPILLARMLGLTDVQEGVLNVAFRYADDEGLLLLDLKDLRALISYVGENANQLNSRYGAVASSSVGAIQRALLALENQGADSFFGEPALDFADLMMVAPDGRGAVNVLAADELMKSPALYATFLLWMLSELFESLPEVGDVAKPKLVFFFDEAHLLFNDAPTALVTQVEQVVRLIRSKGVGVYFVTQSPLDIPETVLGQLGHRIQHALRAFTPRDQKAVRAAAETFRPNPRLDTAQAIQELGKGEALVSLLDGDGIPGMVQRALIAPPATSLSVLADDQRRQVMEESPVKGEYEAAIDRDSAYERLTARASPVQDSAPTPQHRGAWGRVEGAPPPSPRRRPATDTIAEAAVKSVARGLASSLGSALGRQIVRGVLGAILKR from the coding sequence ATGGCGGAGAAAATTTTTATCGGTGGCGGCGAAAGCCCGCTGTGGCTCGACCTGTCCGTTGCCAACCGTCATGGCCTGATCGCCGGCGCCACCGGTACCGGCAAGACGGTATCGCTACGGGTGCTGGCCGAGGGATTTTCCGCCGCCGGGGTGCCGGTATTCATGGCCGACGTCAAGGGCGACCTGGGTGGTTTGGCCAAGCCGGGGGAAACGTCGCCACGCATCGCCGAACGGGCGGCAAAGCTCAAGCTTGACTGGCAGGGAGCCGGGCTGCCGGTGGTGTTCTGGGATCTGTTCGGTCGCCAGGGCCATCCGGTGCGGGCAACGGTTTCCGATATCGGCCCGATCCTGCTGGCGCGCATGCTGGGCCTGACCGATGTGCAGGAAGGCGTACTCAACGTCGCCTTCCGTTATGCCGACGATGAAGGCCTTTTGCTGCTTGATCTCAAGGATTTGCGCGCCCTGATCAGCTATGTGGGGGAAAACGCCAACCAATTGAACAGCCGTTACGGGGCGGTGGCCTCATCTTCGGTCGGCGCCATCCAGCGTGCCTTATTGGCGCTGGAAAACCAGGGCGCCGACAGCTTTTTCGGCGAACCGGCCCTGGATTTCGCCGATCTGATGATGGTCGCGCCCGATGGCCGTGGCGCAGTCAACGTGCTGGCCGCCGACGAACTGATGAAAAGCCCGGCCCTTTACGCCACCTTCTTGCTGTGGATGCTGTCGGAACTGTTTGAGAGCCTGCCGGAAGTGGGCGACGTGGCCAAGCCCAAGCTGGTGTTCTTTTTCGACGAAGCCCACCTGCTGTTCAACGACGCCCCCACCGCCCTGGTCACCCAGGTCGAGCAGGTGGTGCGCCTGATCCGTTCCAAGGGCGTGGGCGTCTATTTCGTCACCCAATCCCCCCTGGATATCCCGGAAACCGTCTTGGGTCAGCTTGGTCACCGCATCCAACACGCCTTGCGCGCCTTCACACCGCGCGACCAGAAGGCGGTGCGGGCGGCGGCGGAAACCTTCCGCCCCAATCCGCGCCTGGACACCGCCCAGGCCATTCAGGAATTGGGCAAGGGGGAAGCCTTGGTATCGCTGCTGGACGGCGACGGCATTCCCGGAATGGTGCAACGGGCATTGATCGCCCCGCCGGCCACTTCGCTCAGCGTCCTGGCGGACGACCAGCGCCGACAGGTCATGGAAGAAAGTCCGGTCAAGGGTGAATACGAAGCCGCCATCGACCGCGACTCGGCCTATGAACGCCTGACCGCCCGCGCCAGCCCAGTCCAGGACAGCGCCCCGACGCCGCAACACCGAGGCGCCTGGGGACGGGTGGAGGGCGCCCCGCCCCCCAGCCCGCGCCGCCGTCCCGCCACCGACACCATCGCCGAAGCGGCGGTGAAATCGGTGGCTCGCGGCTTGGCCAGCAGTCTGGGCTCGGCCCTGGGCCGCCAGATCGTGCGCGGCGTGTTGGGGGCCATCCTCAAACGCTGA